In a genomic window of Streptomyces pristinaespiralis:
- the tgmB gene encoding ATP-grasp ribosomal peptide maturase, with the protein MTVLVLTCEADVTADMVVAELHEQGVPLVRFDPADLPGTGALSAEYVRGEFRGYLSIGGRVASMQGLRSVWIRRPGEPAAHAAEPSEWLSVETAHALYGMLDCTDARWMNHPSAAAKARRKPWQLRVAHQSGFPVPATLLTTHPSMARQFADQYRNVVVKSVSGKSPGDPPMALPTTLVPPDADFSGVAAAPTLLQRYVAKRADIRLTSVGDQHFAARKAAEPGQVDGRYGDTGHEWEPVEVPAQVARAVEAYKKQTELAYGAFDFAEDSTGTWWFLECNQGGQFGFVELETGLPIARAVASWLGAEPA; encoded by the coding sequence GTGACAGTGCTGGTACTCACGTGCGAGGCGGACGTCACCGCTGACATGGTCGTGGCGGAACTGCACGAACAGGGCGTCCCGCTCGTCCGGTTCGACCCCGCCGACCTCCCTGGCACGGGGGCTCTGTCCGCGGAGTACGTACGCGGGGAATTCCGCGGATATCTGTCGATCGGCGGTCGTGTGGCGAGCATGCAGGGCCTGCGGTCCGTCTGGATCCGCAGGCCCGGTGAACCGGCGGCACACGCCGCGGAACCGTCCGAATGGCTGAGCGTCGAGACCGCACACGCCCTGTACGGAATGCTCGACTGCACGGACGCGCGGTGGATGAACCATCCCAGCGCCGCGGCCAAGGCCCGGCGCAAACCGTGGCAGTTGCGCGTCGCCCACCAGAGCGGTTTCCCGGTGCCGGCCACACTGCTGACGACCCATCCGTCGATGGCACGTCAGTTCGCGGACCAGTACCGCAACGTCGTCGTGAAGTCGGTGTCCGGGAAGTCGCCGGGGGATCCGCCGATGGCGCTGCCGACCACGCTCGTGCCGCCGGACGCCGACTTCTCCGGTGTGGCGGCGGCGCCGACACTGCTGCAACGCTATGTCGCCAAGCGCGCCGACATCCGGCTGACCAGTGTGGGGGACCAGCACTTCGCCGCCCGCAAGGCCGCGGAGCCGGGCCAGGTCGACGGCCGTTACGGGGACACCGGCCACGAGTGGGAGCCGGTGGAGGTGCCGGCCCAGGTGGCCAGGGCCGTCGAGGCGTACAAGAAGCAGACCGAACTCGCCTATGGCGCCTTCGACTTCGCGGAGGACTCGACAGGCACGTGGTGGTTCCTCGAGTGCAACCAGGGCGGGCAGTTCGGTTTCGTGGAGCTGGAGACGGGGCTGCCGATCGCACGGGCGGTCGCGTCGTGGCTCGGTGCCGAGCCGGCGTGA
- the tgmA gene encoding putative ATP-grasp-modified RiPP produces the protein MKPFAWNFARPAEPSTGIAPYAYDAALQLNVLPDGRPAIMDRGLLAVAGTTTSKAGSATHFDD, from the coding sequence ATGAAACCGTTCGCGTGGAACTTCGCACGCCCGGCAGAGCCGAGCACGGGCATCGCCCCCTATGCGTACGACGCCGCCTTGCAGTTGAACGTTCTGCCCGACGGCAGACCCGCCATCATGGACCGCGGTCTGCTCGCCGTCGCCGGGACGACGACCTCCAAGGCCGGCTCCGCGACCCACTTCGACGACTGA
- a CDS encoding SRPBCC family protein yields MSEYERSHTMPALPEHVYDQAAQVDQLDSWLPEALHVRAEELPAVTVHEDRTDEDMPALLKAEKDQMRVEWGTRNGGAYAGWLQVAGIGSGASEVTVHLSFFDESHDPGEQAVNDALDQSLRRLEEQVRIRVEGAAG; encoded by the coding sequence ATGAGCGAATATGAGCGTTCTCACACGATGCCCGCTCTCCCCGAGCATGTCTACGACCAGGCTGCCCAGGTGGACCAGCTCGACAGCTGGCTCCCCGAGGCCCTGCACGTCAGGGCCGAGGAACTGCCGGCGGTCACCGTGCACGAGGACCGCACGGACGAGGACATGCCCGCGCTGCTGAAGGCGGAGAAGGACCAGATGCGGGTCGAGTGGGGAACGCGGAACGGGGGCGCCTACGCCGGATGGCTCCAGGTCGCCGGAATCGGCTCCGGTGCCAGCGAGGTCACCGTCCACCTGTCGTTCTTCGACGAGTCGCACGACCCCGGGGAGCAGGCCGTGAACGACGCCCTCGACCAGAGCCTGCGGCGGCTCGAGGAGCAGGTGCGGATCAGGGTCGAAGGCGCCGCCGGCTGA
- a CDS encoding glycerol-3-phosphate dehydrogenase/oxidase: MSRPSRSSRPDRAAGAAAGPPLQGPRAASLNAARRSRDLARLAEGATVDVLVVGLGATGAGAALDAASRGLTVAAIDAHDLAFGTSRWSSKLIHGGLRYLATGHLDVAHESAVERGILMERTAPHLVRPQPFVLPLTPLVSRGQAAVTWAGLRAGDLLRASARTSRTTLPAPRTLSAVETRHMAPVLRPTGLRGGLLSWDGQLTDDARLVTAVARTAAAHGAHILTRTRALALTGTGARVRDELTGEELDIRARTVINAAGVWAGGLVDDVRLRPSRGTHLVLRSEDLGGLTAGMHIPIPGESNRFVLVLPQGDGRVYVGLTDEPVEGPVPDVPDVPETDIGFLLDVLGSALDVPLSRDDVVGAFAGLRPLLDTGAAAGPDGPAGPGRTADISRRHAVLTSADGVVTVVGGKLTTYRRMAEDAVDAALVAGGVSAGPSRTAALPLVGAAPAGVLARLDAPRRLVRRYGVEAPAVHALGLADPALAAPAVPGHPVTRAELVWAVRHEGALDASDLLDRRTRIGLVDADRRAAQEAAHEALEHCSS, translated from the coding sequence ATGAGCCGCCCGAGCCGATCGAGCCGCCCCGACCGTGCCGCCGGCGCGGCAGCCGGGCCCCCGCTCCAAGGACCGCGGGCGGCGTCCCTGAACGCCGCCCGCCGCAGCCGCGACCTGGCCCGGCTCGCCGAAGGCGCCACCGTCGACGTCCTCGTCGTCGGCCTCGGGGCCACCGGCGCCGGGGCCGCCCTCGACGCCGCCTCCCGCGGACTCACCGTCGCCGCGATCGACGCCCACGACCTTGCCTTCGGCACCTCCCGCTGGAGCTCCAAGCTCATCCACGGCGGCCTGCGCTACCTCGCCACCGGCCACCTCGACGTGGCCCACGAGAGCGCCGTCGAACGCGGCATCCTCATGGAACGCACGGCCCCCCACCTCGTCCGCCCTCAGCCCTTCGTCCTGCCGCTCACCCCTCTCGTCTCCCGCGGCCAGGCCGCCGTGACCTGGGCGGGGCTGCGCGCCGGCGACCTCCTGCGGGCCTCGGCCCGCACCTCCCGCACCACCCTCCCCGCGCCCCGCACGCTCTCCGCCGTCGAGACCCGGCACATGGCGCCCGTCCTGCGCCCGACCGGGCTGCGCGGCGGCCTGCTCTCCTGGGACGGTCAACTCACCGACGACGCCCGCCTGGTGACCGCCGTCGCCAGAACCGCGGCCGCCCACGGCGCCCACATCCTCACCCGGACCCGCGCACTCGCCCTGACCGGGACCGGCGCCCGCGTCCGCGACGAACTCACCGGCGAGGAACTGGACATCCGGGCCCGCACCGTCATCAACGCCGCAGGCGTCTGGGCGGGCGGCCTCGTCGACGACGTCCGGCTGCGCCCCTCCCGAGGCACCCACCTCGTACTGCGCTCGGAGGACCTGGGCGGCCTCACCGCGGGCATGCACATCCCGATCCCCGGCGAGTCCAACCGCTTCGTCCTCGTCCTGCCCCAGGGCGACGGCCGGGTGTACGTCGGACTCACCGACGAACCGGTCGAAGGGCCGGTACCCGACGTGCCCGACGTGCCCGAGACGGACATCGGCTTCCTCCTCGACGTCCTCGGCTCGGCCCTCGACGTGCCCCTGAGCCGCGACGACGTGGTCGGCGCCTTCGCCGGCCTGCGGCCGCTCCTGGACACCGGCGCGGCGGCGGGCCCCGACGGCCCGGCCGGGCCCGGCAGGACGGCCGACATCTCCCGCAGGCACGCGGTCCTCACTTCGGCCGACGGCGTCGTCACCGTCGTCGGGGGCAAGCTCACCACCTACCGCCGCATGGCCGAGGACGCCGTGGACGCGGCACTCGTCGCGGGCGGCGTGAGCGCGGGGCCCAGCCGCACGGCCGCCCTTCCGCTCGTCGGGGCGGCCCCGGCCGGGGTGCTCGCCAGGCTCGACGCGCCCCGGCGCCTGGTCCGCCGCTACGGCGTGGAGGCACCGGCTGTGCACGCCCTCGGCCTCGCCGACCCGGCCCTCGCCGCGCCCGCAGTGCCGGGCCACCCCGTCACCCGGGCCGAACTGGTCTGGGCGGTACGGCACGAGGGCGCCCTCGACGCGTCGGACCTGCTGGACCGGCGCACCCGCATCGGCCTCGTCGACGCGGACCGCCGGGCGGCGCAGGAAGCGGCCCACGAGGCGCTGGAGCACTGCTCGTCCTGA
- a CDS encoding TetR/AcrR family transcriptional regulator has protein sequence MTPIRHNHSDGDAVLDAARDCVLAVGVRRTTLTDIARRAGVSRMTLYRRWPDVRTLVGDLMTREWIALAVGAMPEPEPGASARQRLVEGLVAGVTAFRAHPLFHKIIDVDPELLLPYVLDRRGASQDALLGLIAGGLAEGHADGSVRRSHPDRQARSLLLVVQSFTLSLRTMTEEDEPQLADTAFLDELRTILERTLTP, from the coding sequence ATGACGCCCATTCGTCACAACCACTCGGACGGAGATGCCGTCCTCGACGCGGCACGCGACTGCGTCCTGGCCGTCGGCGTACGCCGGACCACCCTCACCGACATCGCACGGCGCGCCGGCGTCTCCCGCATGACGCTGTACCGCCGCTGGCCCGACGTGCGCACCCTCGTCGGCGACCTGATGACCAGGGAGTGGATCGCCCTCGCCGTCGGCGCCATGCCCGAACCGGAACCCGGCGCATCCGCACGACAGAGGCTGGTCGAGGGACTGGTCGCCGGCGTCACCGCCTTCCGCGCCCACCCGCTCTTCCACAAGATCATCGATGTGGACCCCGAGCTGCTGCTCCCGTACGTCCTCGACCGCCGCGGCGCGAGCCAGGACGCGCTGCTGGGACTCATCGCGGGCGGACTGGCGGAGGGCCACGCCGACGGATCCGTCCGCCGGTCCCACCCCGACCGCCAAGCCCGCTCCCTGCTGCTCGTCGTGCAGTCCTTCACGCTCTCGCTGCGCACCATGACCGAGGAGGACGAGCCCCAACTCGCCGACACGGCCTTCCTCGACGAACTGCGGACCATCCTGGAGAGGACCCTCACACCATGA
- a CDS encoding FAD-binding oxidoreductase: protein MDMLWSGWGDPAKAAPLPDTVTGLLRDLLGVTPRESGPASLEEIDVPPSGLTAAARAALTDCVGGDAYVRTDAESRVRHTRGKSTPDLLRIRAGEVDDIPAAVVLPGSHDEVTAVLRACAEHAVAVVPFGGGTSVVGGLAPEGKHCFVALDLRRLDALVRVDEISRTAVLQSGMRAPRCEELLGELGWTLGHFPQSYEWASVGGFAAARSSGQASAGYGRFDEMVLGLTLATPEGTLEVGRAPRSAAGPDLRQLVLGSEGALGVITSVTVRIRPLPETRVYEGWRFASFEAGAAALRKLAQDGPRPTVLRLSDETETFVGLAQPDRIGSTEEGGTSAGCMAIAGYEGTAQDTADRRSKAREVLLACGGEYVGEEPGERWAHGRYNAPYLRDALLDAGAFAETLETACFWSALPGLYEAVRQALTVTLTEEGTPPLVMCHISHVYENGASLYFTVVSAQGDDPVAHWAPAKRAANDAIIAAGGTISHHHGVGTDHRDWYAREIGPVGVRILQALKAELDPAGTLNPGVLIPVR from the coding sequence GTGGACATGTTGTGGAGCGGCTGGGGCGACCCGGCCAAGGCAGCCCCGCTGCCGGACACGGTGACCGGCCTGCTGCGCGATCTGCTCGGCGTGACACCCCGGGAGAGCGGCCCGGCCTCGCTCGAGGAGATCGACGTCCCGCCGTCCGGCCTGACCGCCGCCGCACGCGCGGCGCTCACGGACTGTGTGGGCGGGGACGCGTACGTACGTACCGACGCGGAGAGCCGGGTCCGCCACACCCGCGGGAAGTCCACGCCCGACCTGCTGCGCATCCGGGCCGGCGAGGTCGACGACATACCCGCGGCCGTCGTGCTGCCCGGCAGTCACGACGAGGTGACCGCTGTCCTGCGGGCATGCGCCGAGCACGCGGTGGCCGTCGTCCCCTTCGGCGGCGGCACCTCCGTCGTCGGCGGGCTCGCCCCCGAGGGCAAGCACTGCTTCGTCGCACTGGACCTGCGCCGGCTCGACGCGCTCGTCCGTGTCGACGAGATCTCCCGCACGGCCGTCCTGCAGTCCGGGATGCGCGCACCTCGCTGCGAGGAGCTGCTCGGTGAACTGGGCTGGACGCTCGGCCACTTCCCGCAGTCCTACGAGTGGGCCTCCGTCGGCGGTTTCGCCGCGGCCCGCTCCAGTGGCCAGGCCTCGGCCGGCTACGGCCGCTTCGACGAGATGGTTCTCGGTCTCACCCTCGCCACCCCGGAAGGGACCCTGGAGGTCGGGCGGGCCCCGCGCTCGGCGGCCGGCCCCGACCTGCGGCAGCTCGTGCTCGGCTCAGAGGGCGCGCTCGGGGTGATCACGTCCGTGACCGTACGCATCCGGCCGCTGCCCGAGACCCGGGTCTACGAGGGCTGGCGCTTCGCGTCCTTCGAGGCCGGCGCCGCGGCCCTGCGCAAGCTCGCCCAGGACGGCCCCCGTCCGACCGTGCTGCGCCTGTCGGACGAGACGGAGACCTTCGTGGGTCTGGCTCAGCCCGACCGGATCGGCAGCACGGAGGAGGGCGGTACGTCCGCCGGCTGCATGGCGATCGCCGGCTACGAGGGCACCGCACAGGACACCGCCGACCGGCGCTCGAAGGCCCGGGAGGTGCTGCTCGCCTGCGGTGGCGAGTACGTCGGCGAGGAGCCCGGCGAGCGCTGGGCCCACGGCCGTTACAACGCCCCCTACCTGCGCGATGCGCTGCTCGACGCGGGCGCTTTCGCGGAGACGCTGGAGACGGCGTGCTTCTGGTCCGCCCTGCCGGGGCTCTACGAGGCGGTGCGCCAGGCGCTCACCGTCACGCTGACCGAGGAGGGCACGCCTCCGCTGGTGATGTGCCACATCTCCCACGTGTACGAGAACGGCGCATCGCTGTACTTCACCGTGGTCAGCGCACAGGGTGACGACCCGGTGGCCCACTGGGCGCCGGCGAAGCGGGCTGCCAACGACGCGATCATCGCGGCCGGGGGCACCATCAGCCACCACCACGGCGTCGGCACCGACCACCGCGACTGGTACGCGCGGGAGATCGGCCCGGTCGGGGTCCGTATCCTTCAGGCCCTCAAGGCCGAACTCGACCCGGCCGGGACACTCAACCCCGGCGTCCTCATCCCCGTCCGCTGA
- a CDS encoding diacylglycerol/lipid kinase family protein, with the protein MRQFTAVVNPAAGGSSGTAALLPLARLLREAGARFDTQYSRSLEHAQDVARQAAGQGDVVLAVGGDGMAGRVGGALSGSDAVFGVVPAGRGNDFARALGLPSRTEELADLLLNGSPRPVDTIEVTSAVHAGTSVLGSVYAGVDAVANRHANTSRLLRGAASYYAGGLRAVLGWRPAAYRITVDGTEHERRGYTVVAANSGFYGFGRNIAPGARLDDGLLDVVVINHAPKRLFFAMMNELKTGAHLGRPQVEILRGREIRIEADRSVPYGADGEVDAALPVTVRVQPGALHVIC; encoded by the coding sequence ATGCGACAGTTCACCGCCGTCGTCAATCCCGCCGCGGGCGGGTCGAGCGGTACGGCGGCCCTGCTCCCGCTGGCCCGCCTCCTGAGGGAGGCCGGGGCACGGTTCGACACGCAGTACAGCCGCAGCCTGGAGCACGCCCAGGACGTGGCACGCCAGGCCGCCGGGCAGGGGGATGTCGTGCTGGCCGTCGGCGGGGACGGCATGGCCGGCCGCGTCGGCGGGGCGCTCAGCGGTTCCGACGCCGTGTTCGGCGTCGTCCCCGCCGGGCGCGGCAACGACTTCGCCCGGGCCCTGGGCCTGCCCTCACGGACGGAGGAGCTGGCGGACCTGCTGCTGAACGGCTCACCGCGGCCGGTCGACACCATCGAGGTCACCTCCGCCGTCCACGCCGGGACATCGGTGCTGGGCAGCGTGTACGCGGGCGTGGACGCGGTGGCCAACCGGCACGCCAACACCTCACGGCTGCTGCGGGGTGCCGCGTCCTACTACGCGGGCGGTCTGCGCGCCGTGCTCGGCTGGCGGCCCGCCGCCTACCGCATAACGGTCGACGGCACCGAGCACGAACGGCGCGGCTACACGGTCGTCGCGGCCAACTCGGGCTTCTACGGCTTCGGTCGCAACATCGCACCGGGCGCACGGCTCGACGACGGCCTGCTGGATGTCGTCGTGATCAACCACGCCCCCAAGCGGCTGTTCTTCGCGATGATGAACGAGCTGAAGACGGGCGCCCACCTCGGGCGGCCGCAGGTGGAGATCCTCAGAGGCCGGGAGATCCGGATCGAGGCCGACAGGAGCGTGCCGTACGGCGCGGACGGCGAGGTCGACGCGGCCCTTCCGGTGACGGTCAGGGTCCAGCCGGGCGCACTCCACGTGATCTGCTGA
- a CDS encoding FUSC family protein: protein MALRRWVAWELSAVWTSVRRALTEAGSERDLAVQSLKAAGAAVLAWALVGWWWNAPMALMAPWTAVVLVQSTVYRSLRAGTQQLVVIALGTLLATGAAALTGNTMAAMALALPPAVLLANYSRFGDQGVYAPTTAIFVLAYSSFSGTAIAHRLFEALVGAAIGIGVNALVLPPVHLRDVRDSLDRLGRGSTDLLRAMADDLESGYDRTSAEQWHEGSRRLGGPVQDLRNARGWTQESYRFNPGYRLRRRTDPPPDHWDTYWTELADRLESVTATLVDMTGEWRSLASPPGPALRCLPELFRAMADVCEADRAALGAAAPPDGDARKAAMGRAWEAHHLLKRHLMAHDHETVTAVGGLAAQTQQSLYLLEAGPAPARQS, encoded by the coding sequence GTGGCCTTGCGGCGCTGGGTGGCGTGGGAGCTGTCCGCGGTGTGGACCTCCGTACGGAGGGCCCTGACGGAGGCCGGGTCCGAGCGGGACCTGGCGGTCCAGTCTCTGAAGGCCGCCGGCGCCGCCGTACTGGCGTGGGCGCTGGTCGGCTGGTGGTGGAACGCGCCGATGGCCCTGATGGCGCCATGGACCGCGGTGGTCCTGGTGCAGAGCACCGTCTACCGCTCGCTGCGGGCCGGGACGCAGCAGCTCGTCGTGATCGCGCTCGGTACGCTGCTGGCGACGGGGGCGGCCGCGCTGACCGGGAACACCATGGCGGCGATGGCCCTCGCCCTTCCTCCGGCGGTGCTGCTGGCGAACTACTCGCGCTTCGGCGACCAGGGCGTCTACGCGCCGACGACCGCCATCTTCGTGCTCGCGTACAGCTCCTTCTCCGGGACGGCCATCGCCCACCGCCTCTTCGAGGCGCTCGTCGGGGCGGCGATCGGCATCGGCGTGAACGCCCTGGTCCTGCCCCCTGTGCACCTCCGCGACGTGCGGGACAGCCTGGACAGGCTCGGCCGTGGCAGCACGGATCTGCTGCGTGCCATGGCCGATGACCTGGAGAGCGGTTACGACCGGACGAGCGCCGAACAGTGGCACGAGGGTTCCCGGCGGCTCGGCGGCCCCGTCCAGGACCTGCGCAACGCCCGCGGCTGGACTCAGGAGAGCTACCGCTTCAATCCGGGCTACCGGCTACGGCGGCGGACGGACCCCCCGCCGGACCACTGGGACACGTACTGGACCGAGCTCGCCGACCGGCTCGAGTCGGTGACGGCGACGCTGGTGGACATGACGGGTGAGTGGCGCAGCCTCGCGTCGCCGCCCGGCCCCGCGCTGCGCTGCCTGCCGGAGCTGTTCCGGGCCATGGCGGACGTCTGCGAGGCGGACCGGGCCGCGCTCGGCGCGGCGGCGCCGCCCGACGGCGACGCGCGCAAGGCGGCGATGGGCCGGGCCTGGGAGGCCCATCACCTGCTCAAGCGCCATCTGATGGCCCACGACCACGAGACGGTGACCGCGGTGGGCGGGCTCGCGGCTCAGACACAGCAGTCGCTGTACCTGCTGGAGGCCGGGCCCGCTCCGGCCCGGCAGTCGTGA
- a CDS encoding VOC family protein — protein sequence MIKGLAISTVWVLDQDRAKEFYTQKLGLEVRTDMTMGEGGMRWLTVGAKGQPDVELTLMVPSASSMDPESAEAMTTLVSKGVLGAGVLATDDIHGDYEKLKARGVEFLSEPQERPYGTEAIFRDDSGNWFSFTQRRQGDLDTDKDWTC from the coding sequence ATGATCAAGGGCCTCGCCATCTCCACCGTCTGGGTGCTCGACCAGGACCGGGCGAAGGAGTTCTACACGCAAAAACTCGGCCTCGAAGTGCGGACGGACATGACCATGGGCGAGGGAGGCATGCGCTGGCTGACGGTCGGCGCGAAGGGCCAGCCCGACGTGGAGCTGACGCTGATGGTGCCGAGCGCGTCCTCGATGGACCCCGAGTCCGCGGAGGCCATGACGACCCTCGTCTCCAAGGGAGTCCTCGGCGCGGGTGTCCTGGCCACCGACGACATCCACGGCGACTACGAGAAGCTCAAGGCACGCGGCGTGGAGTTCCTTTCCGAGCCGCAGGAGCGCCCCTACGGGACCGAGGCGATCTTCCGCGACGACTCGGGCAACTGGTTCTCCTTCACCCAGCGTCGCCAGGGCGACCTCGACACCGACAAGGACTGGACCTGCTGA
- a CDS encoding DUF899 domain-containing protein has protein sequence MATTPDEPTNALPGRPPVVDMATWQAARDELLVREKAHTHEGDAIAAARRRLPMVEFDGTVEVVGPDGPVPFLDLFQGRDELVVYKHMWYDGAPHQGQCEGCTTTAWHLKDAVYLNARGVSFAVLTTGRPEEVASYVEFMGYTQPWYSVRGADAPVGGDMGYLTCFLRDGDRVFLTYSTTGRGNERVNGSLGLLDMTPYGRGEAWEDNPDGRPEGRSPCWSWRSDADGNATWGPTSRPVPQWTRPGATPVETLGRHGTHH, from the coding sequence ATGGCCACCACGCCGGACGAACCGACCAACGCGCTGCCCGGCCGTCCGCCCGTGGTGGACATGGCGACCTGGCAGGCTGCCCGTGACGAGCTCCTGGTCCGCGAGAAGGCCCACACCCACGAGGGCGACGCCATCGCCGCGGCCCGCCGGCGGCTGCCGATGGTGGAGTTCGACGGGACGGTGGAGGTCGTCGGACCGGACGGCCCCGTCCCGTTCCTGGACCTGTTCCAGGGGCGCGACGAACTCGTGGTCTACAAGCACATGTGGTACGACGGCGCGCCGCACCAGGGGCAGTGCGAGGGCTGCACCACCACGGCCTGGCATCTGAAGGACGCCGTCTATCTCAACGCCCGTGGCGTCTCGTTCGCCGTGCTGACCACGGGCCGCCCGGAGGAGGTGGCCTCCTACGTGGAGTTCATGGGCTACACCCAGCCCTGGTACTCGGTACGGGGCGCGGACGCGCCGGTCGGCGGTGACATGGGCTACCTGACCTGCTTCCTGCGTGACGGCGACCGGGTGTTCCTCACCTACTCCACGACGGGCCGTGGCAACGAGAGGGTCAACGGGTCCCTCGGCCTGCTCGACATGACGCCCTACGGCCGCGGCGAGGCGTGGGAGGACAACCCCGACGGCCGGCCCGAGGGCCGTAGCCCGTGCTGGTCCTGGCGCTCGGACGCGGACGGGAACGCCACCTGGGGCCCGACCAGCCGCCCCGTGCCGCAGTGGACCCGCCCCGGCGCGACCCCCGTGGAGACGCTCGGCCGGCACGGCACCCACCATTGA
- a CDS encoding helix-turn-helix transcriptional regulator yields the protein MDRDWAEPLDLDAIAAHARYSRYHFVRAFKAVYGQTPGQYLSRRRVERAEEMLRTANLSVTEICTLVGFSSLGTFSARFKKQTGLSPSEYRAKHVGRGAALIPGCYAMLWAGGFSPSRAPVEKRP from the coding sequence ATGGACCGCGACTGGGCGGAACCGCTCGACCTCGACGCGATCGCCGCCCACGCCAGATACTCCCGCTACCACTTCGTCCGGGCCTTCAAGGCCGTGTACGGGCAGACACCGGGCCAGTACCTGTCCCGCCGCCGGGTCGAACGGGCGGAGGAGATGCTCCGCACCGCGAATCTCTCCGTCACCGAGATCTGCACCCTCGTCGGCTTCAGCAGCCTCGGCACGTTCTCCGCCCGCTTCAAGAAGCAGACCGGACTCTCACCGAGCGAGTACCGCGCCAAGCACGTGGGCCGCGGCGCCGCCCTCATACCCGGGTGCTACGCGATGCTCTGGGCCGGCGGGTTCTCGCCGTCCCGCGCGCCTGTGGAGAAGCGTCCGTGA
- a CDS encoding sortase domain-containing protein yields the protein MPAVPGYGFRLPMMLSRTAPAALIGVTVLLSGCAGAGAAEGSGTAGKAAVSAAAPARATADARGTATPPSPAAPVSGSGAPASTEPPAPAFDPRTEAAVLSVPAIGLEDLRVVPYEGTTDDWPGTRIQNRGVAASPYGDRGGVGPGEVGNYLVTAHRLSSGGPMRDVPALDKGDSVFVTAGGSVYEYVITETRQTSFRSERSLAEQRAAVPGHPGERPTKAMITLSTCATPEDDAAGNFWRDDKGNPEHRIDKIGVLREVSDR from the coding sequence GTGCCTGCCGTTCCCGGCTACGGATTCCGGCTGCCCATGATGCTCTCCCGAACTGCACCCGCCGCCCTCATAGGCGTGACCGTCCTCCTCTCCGGTTGCGCCGGCGCGGGAGCGGCCGAAGGTTCCGGCACGGCCGGCAAGGCGGCCGTCAGCGCCGCGGCGCCGGCCAGGGCCACCGCCGACGCACGGGGCACCGCCACTCCCCCCTCCCCCGCCGCGCCCGTCTCCGGCTCCGGCGCGCCCGCGTCCACGGAGCCGCCCGCCCCGGCCTTCGATCCCCGCACCGAGGCCGCGGTGCTGTCCGTCCCGGCGATCGGGCTCGAGGACCTGCGGGTGGTGCCGTACGAGGGCACCACCGACGACTGGCCGGGCACCCGGATCCAGAACCGGGGTGTGGCGGCGAGTCCGTACGGCGACCGGGGTGGCGTCGGGCCGGGCGAGGTCGGCAACTATCTGGTCACCGCGCATCGCCTCTCCTCCGGCGGGCCGATGCGGGACGTGCCGGCCCTGGACAAGGGCGATTCCGTGTTCGTGACCGCGGGCGGTTCGGTGTACGAGTACGTGATCACAGAGACCCGTCAGACGTCGTTCCGCTCGGAGCGTTCGCTCGCCGAGCAGCGGGCCGCGGTACCGGGCCACCCCGGCGAGCGCCCCACCAAGGCGATGATCACCCTCTCCACCTGCGCGACTCCCGAGGACGACGCGGCGGGCAACTTCTGGCGGGACGACAAGGGCAACCCGGAGCACCGCATCGACAAGATCGGCGTGCTGCGCGAGGTGTCCGACCGGTAG